A region of Pempheris klunzingeri isolate RE-2024b chromosome 15, fPemKlu1.hap1, whole genome shotgun sequence DNA encodes the following proteins:
- the adcyap1b gene encoding adenylate cyclase activating polypeptide 1b isoform X1, translated as MASSSKATLILLIYGILMHYSVFCTPIGLSYPKIRLENDAFDEDGNSLSDMGFDSDQIAIRSPPSLNDDAYTLYYPPEKRPERHAEEELDRALREILGQLTARHYLHSLMTIRAGEDNSMEDESEPLSKRHSDGIFTDSYSRYRKQMAVQKYLAAVLGRRYRQRVRNKGRRLAYL; from the exons ATGGCCAGTTCGAGTAAAGCGACTTTAATCTTGCTCATCTACGGAATCTTAATGCACTACAGCGTCTTCTGCACACCTATCGGACTAAGTTACCCTAAGATTAG actTGAAAACGACGCCTTCGACGAGGATGGGAATTCATTATCCGACATGGGTTTTGATAGCGATCAGATTGCTATACGAAGCCCACCATCCTTAAACGACGACGCGTACACTCTCTACTACCCACCAGAGAAGAG ACCAGAAAGGCATGCTGAGGAAGAATTAGATAGAGCCTTGAGGGAGATCCTGGGTCAGTTAACAGCGAGACATTATCTGCATTCTCTGATGACAATTCGTGCAGG tgaaGACAACAGTATGGAGGACGAGTCAGAGCCCCTATCCAAAAGACATTCAGATGGGATCTTCACCGACAGCTACAGTCGCTATAGAAAGCAGATGGCCGTGCAGAAATACCTGGCAGCGGTTCTGGGAAGAAGGTACAGACAGAGAGTTAGGAACAAAGGACGCCGACTTGCCTATTTGTAG
- the adcyap1b gene encoding adenylate cyclase activating polypeptide 1b isoform X2: MASSSKATLILLIYGILMHYSVFCTPIGLSYPKIRLENDAFDEDGNSLSDMGFDSDQIAIRSPPSLNDDAYTLYYPPEKSEDNSMEDESEPLSKRHSDGIFTDSYSRYRKQMAVQKYLAAVLGRRYRQRVRNKGRRLAYL, from the exons ATGGCCAGTTCGAGTAAAGCGACTTTAATCTTGCTCATCTACGGAATCTTAATGCACTACAGCGTCTTCTGCACACCTATCGGACTAAGTTACCCTAAGATTAG actTGAAAACGACGCCTTCGACGAGGATGGGAATTCATTATCCGACATGGGTTTTGATAGCGATCAGATTGCTATACGAAGCCCACCATCCTTAAACGACGACGCGTACACTCTCTACTACCCACCAGAGAAGAG tgaaGACAACAGTATGGAGGACGAGTCAGAGCCCCTATCCAAAAGACATTCAGATGGGATCTTCACCGACAGCTACAGTCGCTATAGAAAGCAGATGGCCGTGCAGAAATACCTGGCAGCGGTTCTGGGAAGAAGGTACAGACAGAGAGTTAGGAACAAAGGACGCCGACTTGCCTATTTGTAG